Proteins encoded together in one Candidatus Jidaibacter acanthamoeba window:
- a CDS encoding lytic transglycosylase domain-containing protein — MDSINLDYLITSCAVDRDIISAIIKVESNGYPWVINDNTTKKILRFNTQDEVTEKANELLSKGHNLDLGLSQINSGNLKKLNLSVEQVIEPCTNLKAAASIFNNFYKIAALKFKGKDQVLFHTLSAYNTGSFYKGYKYAKKVFKLINIESKDIKYNVITPFNAPIMVEW, encoded by the coding sequence ATGGATAGTATAAACTTAGATTATCTGATTACCTCCTGTGCCGTAGATAGGGATATTATATCCGCTATTATTAAAGTTGAATCAAACGGTTATCCATGGGTGATTAATGATAATACTACTAAAAAAATACTAAGATTCAACACACAAGATGAAGTTACCGAAAAAGCAAACGAGCTACTGAGTAAAGGACATAATTTGGATTTAGGCTTGAGCCAAATAAACTCGGGTAATTTAAAGAAATTAAATTTATCCGTAGAACAAGTTATCGAGCCATGTACTAACCTTAAAGCTGCTGCATCCATTTTTAATAATTTTTACAAAATTGCTGCGCTTAAGTTTAAAGGTAAAGACCAAGTATTATTCCATACCTTATCCGCCTATAACACAGGCTCATTCTATAAAGGATATAAATATGCGAAAAAAGTATTTAAGCTAATCAATATAGAAAGTAAGGATATTAAATATAATGTTATAACTCCCTTTAATGCGCCTATAATGGTGGAGTGGTAA
- a CDS encoding DUF3363 domain-containing protein: MSKNEEQNIELNAKIQKRDKDADFAYLGVKKLGDVIDTVSNNGFTESTNKGWFAKSNARGNSAIVDFTPKLQNSTVIVRYSENKTNGLWRAHGNYLARENSQKDNEKGLGFNNESNTVNIANCLDSWQKANDPRIWKIIISPELGDKLDLKEHTKLFISKLEQDLDTSLSWVAIDHYNTDNPHVHLLIRGIDIEGKKLDINPAYLKQGMRLRSKEVATQQLGYRTEAHASLVRERQIASERFTSLDSAILKRSTETDGYKVFSLETRIPNSDSAKEYRLHLIRRLKKLEELGAVMKLSGNAWRLEPDFKEILGDRGKLSAGLKILDRKRDKMSTPNQDLAYTILKNEGDGIIGRVLGAGLDPDTDKPYLLLEAIDGKAHYITQADRVHAGRLQSDLVEGCFVKLEVKTFESSKKDLVKYINVKDYGHTKVIPNKLIDDYLVDTLKSGNNLIKEPKEEGGFAAEFYAQLNERTEFLKTQEVILNSGENLHPNWKENLDKANVSEVTKDKVVKEWNHERKEQTIVGRIIYCSQASALIEDYKDNIYKVNLTELNTKRLEVGSEICIQSNISIGQDISRTDLNLIDIINKQGYYSQQHYNEELKLQKQNAEREQQKFFLQSEKDIERFTLAHSRRADTWVRLGLLEKNELKQYCLADKDIILTEDIMKEKLNALSEQKTKEVQYHKFDQEFITKESNSQNFTKLDKILISLKDNADIQEAVKDFASAKVLVERNELWNLRDINLLSKEGEQNARSWLEKHGTIELIKALSDKPIEILSTTSPDETKSYVGEILSIATEDKQQNKYLVIDVGREIKALPITQNPQMLKVGQQVNLRVINNRWQAVKHELNKSLDLSR, from the coding sequence ATGAGCAAAAATGAAGAACAAAATATTGAGCTAAATGCAAAAATTCAAAAAAGAGATAAAGATGCCGACTTTGCTTATCTAGGTGTAAAGAAACTTGGTGACGTTATTGACACGGTATCTAATAACGGCTTTACGGAATCGACTAACAAGGGTTGGTTTGCTAAAAGCAATGCAAGAGGAAACTCGGCAATTGTAGATTTTACTCCGAAACTGCAAAACAGTACGGTTATCGTTAGATATTCGGAGAATAAAACTAACGGCCTATGGCGTGCACACGGAAATTATCTGGCAAGAGAAAATAGTCAAAAAGATAATGAAAAGGGGCTTGGCTTTAATAATGAAAGTAATACGGTAAATATAGCAAACTGCCTTGATTCCTGGCAAAAAGCTAATGACCCCAGGATATGGAAGATAATAATTAGCCCTGAACTGGGTGACAAGCTGGATTTAAAAGAACATACCAAGTTATTTATAAGTAAACTGGAGCAGGACTTGGACACTTCTCTTTCTTGGGTAGCAATTGATCACTATAATACCGATAATCCTCATGTTCATCTGTTAATAAGAGGAATAGACATAGAAGGAAAAAAACTGGATATTAACCCTGCTTATCTTAAGCAGGGAATGAGATTACGCTCAAAAGAGGTTGCCACCCAGCAGTTGGGATATAGGACTGAAGCTCATGCAAGCCTGGTTAGAGAAAGGCAAATCGCTTCCGAACGCTTTACCTCGTTAGATAGCGCTATACTTAAGCGCTCAACTGAAACGGACGGTTATAAGGTGTTCAGCTTAGAAACAAGAATACCTAACTCGGATTCTGCCAAAGAATATAGGTTACATTTAATAAGGAGACTAAAAAAGCTTGAAGAACTGGGAGCGGTTATGAAACTGTCAGGGAATGCTTGGAGGCTGGAACCTGATTTTAAAGAGATACTCGGAGATAGAGGAAAATTATCAGCCGGGCTTAAAATATTAGATCGAAAGAGAGACAAAATGAGCACTCCTAATCAGGATTTAGCTTATACCATACTTAAGAACGAGGGAGACGGTATAATAGGCAGAGTTTTAGGTGCAGGATTAGATCCTGATACTGATAAACCTTATTTACTTCTAGAAGCTATAGACGGTAAAGCACATTATATAACTCAAGCGGATAGAGTCCATGCCGGCAGATTACAATCCGATTTAGTAGAAGGCTGTTTTGTCAAACTTGAAGTTAAAACATTTGAGTCTTCCAAAAAAGACTTAGTAAAATATATAAACGTAAAAGATTACGGGCATACTAAGGTAATACCTAATAAGCTAATTGATGACTATTTGGTTGATACTCTGAAGTCAGGCAATAATTTAATTAAAGAACCGAAAGAAGAAGGAGGATTTGCAGCAGAGTTCTATGCACAACTCAATGAACGAACAGAGTTTTTGAAAACACAGGAAGTTATTTTAAACTCGGGAGAAAACTTACATCCTAACTGGAAAGAAAACCTTGATAAGGCCAATGTATCAGAGGTCACTAAAGACAAAGTAGTTAAAGAGTGGAATCACGAACGGAAAGAACAGACTATAGTAGGTAGAATAATATACTGCTCACAAGCCTCAGCTTTAATTGAAGATTATAAAGATAATATTTATAAAGTTAACCTTACGGAATTAAATACTAAACGCTTAGAGGTCGGAAGTGAGATATGTATTCAGTCCAATATCTCAATCGGACAGGATATCAGCCGTACCGATTTAAACTTAATCGATATAATAAACAAGCAAGGTTATTACTCGCAACAGCATTATAATGAAGAGTTAAAACTTCAAAAACAAAACGCAGAACGAGAGCAACAGAAATTCTTTCTGCAATCCGAAAAAGATATCGAACGATTTACATTAGCTCATTCCAGACGTGCAGACACTTGGGTAAGACTGGGATTACTTGAAAAGAATGAATTAAAGCAATACTGCTTAGCTGATAAGGATATCATATTAACTGAAGATATAATGAAAGAAAAGCTTAACGCTTTAAGTGAGCAAAAGACTAAAGAAGTACAATATCATAAGTTCGATCAGGAGTTTATTACAAAAGAAAGTAATTCTCAAAATTTTACAAAGCTCGATAAGATACTTATATCTCTTAAAGATAATGCAGATATTCAAGAAGCAGTAAAAGATTTTGCTTCTGCTAAAGTTTTAGTTGAAAGAAATGAGCTATGGAATCTGCGTGATATAAACTTACTTTCAAAAGAAGGTGAGCAGAATGCCAGAAGCTGGCTTGAAAAACACGGCACTATTGAACTTATAAAGGCTTTATCTGATAAACCTATCGAGATCTTAAGCACTACTTCTCCTGATGAAACAAAATCTTACGTAGGAGAGATTTTAAGTATAGCGACTGAAGACAAGCAGCAAAATAAGTACTTAGTAATCGATGTAGGAAGAGAGATCAAAGCTTTGCCTATTACTCAAAACCCGCAAATGTTAAAAGTAGGGCAACAGGTAAATTTGAGGGTAATAAATAACCGTTGGCAGGCTGTAAAGCATGAACTTAATAAAAGCTTGGACTTAAGCCGCTAA
- a CDS encoding ankyrin repeat domain-containing protein yields the protein MKNYNSVRNTAETSVPLTPIQYYISLLDRVVNKRYGMLTEGIQKIKEFLESHTTYINIKNSNNFSALHLSSLYGNKDFTKFLIKKGANVNTRNSRGETPLHLAAKNGRLSIVRLLIKIPNINIRARDSEHRTALDLALTYPLRQIELIKENRKVSSFSREPIFEDIAELLQKAKEYVDCLNNIKICIVEKIMFIRDRITYINNIFNKTILILESNPEFISLKNDNGHTALHLAAIYGETKLIKILLQKGADINVKDNKGKTPQDVSKRLGDFLTIKKYINLLSNIKNDTNIYIKLKVILKASPEFINLKNEDGQTILHIAVLYNIHSQDEIKFLYDLKAKINIRDNEGNTPLDLAKLYDFDEVKKHLINLFIISHNNGLNTASAAKIGLNYPEYIMPTRAILSDGAAAYEAELREIYKRDKLEKEEIKKLKERVYALEAELGIAEPCKENTITQNFQPPPTSVMCSGMQTSTILRNQVIISTIEEIRYMAPPQVSYKRPVENSFTKRHASSILYKRKKGLEPNSPIIIS from the coding sequence ATGAAAAATTATAACTCTGTTAGAAATACTGCTGAAACTTCCGTGCCTTTAACTCCAATACAATATTATATAAGTTTATTAGATAGAGTAGTAAACAAACGCTATGGCATGTTAACTGAAGGGATACAAAAAATTAAAGAATTTTTAGAGAGTCACACCACTTATATTAATATTAAAAATAGTAATAATTTTTCAGCCCTACATTTAAGCTCGCTTTACGGAAATAAAGATTTTACAAAATTTTTAATAAAAAAAGGAGCAAATGTTAATACGAGAAATTCCAGAGGAGAAACTCCTTTGCATTTGGCTGCCAAGAACGGACGTCTTTCTATAGTGAGATTACTTATTAAAATACCAAATATAAATATTCGCGCTCGAGACAGCGAACATAGAACTGCATTAGATCTGGCTTTAACCTACCCTTTAAGACAAATTGAGTTAATTAAGGAAAACAGAAAAGTGAGCAGTTTTAGCAGAGAACCTATATTTGAGGATATAGCTGAATTACTTCAAAAGGCAAAAGAATACGTTGATTGCTTAAATAATATTAAAATATGTATAGTTGAAAAAATTATGTTTATAAGAGATAGAATAACTTATATAAATAATATTTTTAATAAAACTATTTTAATTTTAGAAAGTAACCCTGAATTTATAAGCCTTAAAAATGACAATGGGCATACCGCATTGCACTTAGCGGCTATTTACGGTGAAACGAAATTAATAAAAATTTTATTACAAAAAGGTGCTGACATTAATGTTAAAGATAATAAAGGTAAAACCCCGCAAGATGTCAGCAAAAGACTAGGTGATTTTTTAACAATCAAAAAATATATAAATCTTTTAAGTAATATTAAAAACGATACAAATATTTATATTAAGTTAAAAGTTATATTAAAAGCGTCTCCTGAATTTATAAATTTAAAAAATGAAGACGGCCAAACTATTTTGCATATTGCCGTATTATATAATATTCACAGTCAAGATGAGATAAAATTTTTATATGATTTAAAAGCAAAAATTAATATTAGAGATAATGAAGGTAATACCCCTTTAGATTTAGCTAAGCTGTATGATTTTGACGAAGTAAAAAAACACTTGATAAATTTATTCATAATTAGTCATAATAATGGTTTAAACACGGCCAGTGCTGCAAAAATAGGGTTAAATTATCCGGAATATATCATGCCCACACGAGCAATCTTATCCGATGGCGCCGCTGCTTATGAAGCAGAATTAAGAGAAATATATAAACGTGATAAGCTTGAAAAGGAAGAAATTAAAAAATTAAAAGAAAGAGTATATGCCTTAGAAGCAGAATTAGGAATAGCCGAACCGTGCAAAGAAAACACAATAACTCAAAATTTCCAACCGCCCCCTACAAGTGTTATGTGTAGTGGTATGCAAACCTCAACCATACTTAGAAATCAGGTAATAATATCAACAATTGAAGAAATCAGATATATGGCGCCACCTCAAGTTTCTTACAAGAGACCTGTTGAGAATTCATTCACAAAACGGCATGCTTCTTCCATACTATATAAACGGAAAAAGGGTTTAGAGCCGAATTCTCCTATTATCATCTCCTAA
- a CDS encoding TrbI/VirB10 family protein gives MITSPDKLEIVGKPQKAVRISRKIQVLIVILIGIIVLLLFYGLTLGQRKNLPQNKVSASNIKLEPASEIANSINQNIPDFPNPKAIENNESSSTEPEVLSRAPQSPTQAILTPEQELTKRIGEQRIQDNLKARNAPLNHNLFDKKYGYTSSDSSSNKVAESSKVFTPDNYSRLAEYQMAKDDHNKQIRKENFLHSAAAQNEDNYLKSLRKQPISPYQVTAGQLIPAVMDGGINSDLPGQIRALVRENVYDGKSGEHLLIPQGTKIIGTYDSQIAYGQERVLVVWHRLIFPDSSTIDLKGMAGTDVSGYSGLKDEVDHHYFRIFGNAMLMSLMSTGANISAQNSMSGNQPATQMAVAGIGSQLNQTGSRLINKNLNIQPTLKIRPGYKFNITATKDIVFTEAY, from the coding sequence ACCGCAAAAGGCTGTTAGGATTAGTAGGAAAATACAAGTCTTAATTGTTATTTTAATAGGAATAATAGTACTCTTACTTTTTTACGGATTAACTTTAGGGCAAAGGAAAAATTTGCCGCAGAATAAAGTATCGGCCTCAAATATAAAACTTGAGCCGGCAAGTGAGATAGCAAATTCCATCAATCAAAATATACCTGATTTTCCTAATCCTAAAGCAATAGAAAATAATGAATCAAGCAGTACTGAACCCGAAGTTTTAAGTAGGGCACCACAATCTCCAACCCAAGCAATATTAACTCCCGAACAGGAGTTGACAAAAAGAATAGGAGAGCAAAGGATCCAGGATAATCTAAAAGCAAGAAATGCACCGCTTAACCATAACTTATTTGATAAAAAGTACGGTTATACCTCCTCGGATAGTTCCTCAAATAAAGTTGCAGAAAGCAGCAAAGTCTTTACACCTGATAACTATAGCCGGCTTGCCGAGTACCAAATGGCAAAGGATGACCATAACAAGCAAATCAGAAAAGAAAACTTTTTGCACTCGGCAGCAGCACAAAATGAAGATAACTATTTAAAATCACTTCGTAAGCAGCCGATATCACCGTATCAAGTTACAGCAGGACAATTAATTCCTGCCGTAATGGACGGAGGGATTAACTCGGATTTACCCGGCCAGATTAGAGCGCTAGTGAGGGAAAATGTATATGACGGCAAATCAGGAGAACATTTATTAATTCCTCAAGGAACCAAGATAATCGGAACATATGACAGCCAAATCGCTTACGGCCAGGAAAGAGTGTTGGTGGTATGGCATAGGCTAATATTCCCGGACAGCTCTACCATTGATCTAAAGGGAATGGCGGGAACCGATGTTTCAGGGTATTCGGGGTTGAAAGATGAAGTAGATCATCATTATTTCCGTATATTCGGCAATGCTATGCTGATGAGTCTAATGTCTACAGGCGCTAATATCTCAGCACAAAATAGCATGAGTGGAAACCAGCCGGCGACTCAAATGGCAGTTGCAGGTATAGGTTCCCAACTAAATCAGACGGGTAGCCGACTAATCAATAAAAACTTGAATATACAACCGACTTTAAAGATAAGGCCGGGATATAAATTTAACATCACTGCCACGAAAGATATAGTCTTTACCGAAGCATATTAA
- a CDS encoding nitrilase-related carbon-nitrogen hydrolase — MIRKPFIIQLVFSALIGYFAWGGSEMWLALAPCFVVVWAFSRNKIHAYFCALSYYLAASHGLIKGAGVFFGSPGKEEVSIVSGIAIWVLPNIILALPWALLWGKKYYYLRVSLIILSVSIPPIGLFGWANPITAAGVIFPGLGWPGLIATFILLILLCYMFQASKSLNISIGFLLILSVFCRINYKEQSHISGIVGINTKLCWIKSSEDEYEHNKLLIETVDEVLAAHKALKLILLPELVIGTWNNANKHLWEKINRKCKDLGITVFLGGRINLNQREYISGMIAIGKEEGAILFDRVPVPISMWRPWAKGKSTAISYWSHPGVYSIQGKRVASIICYEQLLIWPILHSMVYNPEILLASSNTWWAKNTNIPSIQQQVTKAWAKLFNIQLVRAVNK; from the coding sequence ATGATAAGAAAGCCGTTTATCATCCAATTGGTATTTTCTGCACTTATCGGATATTTTGCATGGGGTGGAAGTGAAATGTGGCTAGCTTTAGCCCCTTGCTTTGTTGTAGTATGGGCATTTTCTAGAAACAAAATCCATGCTTACTTTTGTGCTCTTTCATATTACCTTGCGGCAAGCCATGGTTTAATAAAAGGAGCCGGTGTATTCTTCGGTAGCCCCGGCAAAGAGGAAGTATCTATCGTTTCAGGAATAGCTATCTGGGTTTTACCTAACATTATTTTAGCGCTTCCTTGGGCATTACTTTGGGGTAAAAAATATTATTATCTGAGAGTATCGCTTATTATATTAAGTGTATCTATTCCGCCTATAGGGTTGTTCGGTTGGGCTAACCCGATTACAGCTGCCGGAGTGATATTTCCCGGCTTAGGTTGGCCGGGGTTAATTGCTACTTTCATACTACTGATATTACTTTGTTACATGTTTCAAGCTTCTAAGAGCTTAAATATAAGTATAGGCTTTCTTTTAATTCTCTCGGTATTTTGCCGAATCAATTATAAGGAGCAGTCTCATATCTCTGGTATTGTAGGGATTAATACTAAGCTTTGTTGGATTAAATCTTCAGAAGATGAATATGAGCATAATAAATTACTAATTGAAACAGTAGATGAAGTTCTTGCAGCTCATAAAGCACTAAAGCTTATTTTACTACCCGAATTAGTGATAGGAACTTGGAATAATGCAAATAAGCACTTATGGGAGAAGATAAACCGTAAATGTAAAGACTTAGGAATTACGGTTTTTCTGGGTGGGAGAATTAATCTTAACCAAAGAGAATATATAAGCGGAATGATAGCAATAGGTAAAGAAGAAGGTGCAATACTGTTTGATCGAGTGCCTGTGCCGATAAGCATGTGGCGCCCATGGGCAAAAGGTAAATCAACAGCTATCAGCTACTGGTCTCATCCCGGGGTTTATAGTATCCAAGGTAAAAGAGTCGCGAGCATTATATGTTATGAGCAGCTGCTCATTTGGCCTATATTGCATTCAATGGTATATAACCCTGAGATATTACTTGCTTCCTCCAATACTTGGTGGGCAAAGAATACCAATATCCCTTCCATCCAGCAACAAGTAACCAAAGCATGGGCTAAGTTGTTCAATATTCAATTAGTGAGAGCGGTGAATAAGTGA
- a CDS encoding type IV secretory system conjugative DNA transfer family protein: protein MDKSLYHLPDKMPFLNISWVAIFAGVIALLITSQAATQYLAYIFKYSEALGGRIWGNIYHPLAWLTWSWKFKSYKTVHYHFVIAYFIIILGSMISLSLALSILYFKSKSITSNYDFHGSARWASREEVNQTELLGSNDNYREGVYVGAWEDGEEHLYLRHNGAEHVLAFAPTRSGKGVGLVIPTLLSWPGSVVVHDIKGENWALTAGWRKEKLGSICLKFDPTDYSGKSIKFNPLEEIRLGSAHEVKDVQNIAAMIVDPDGKGLNDHWAKTGFSLLVGTILHVLYAEKDKTLRGVAAYLSDPNFKTVEQIFLNMINTCHDHDNKLHWRDMSGKLTRNHPVVAACAKDMLNKSDNERSGVLSTAMSFLNIYRDPIVAQNTEKSEFKIKDLMDHEKSVSLYIISPPSDKDRLKPLFRLLINQIIRILTESMDFTSGKGESCFKHRLLLMLDEFPSLGKLEIFAESLSFIAGYGLKAYLIAQDLSQLYAAYGKDEAIISNCQVRVAFTPNKIETANLLSSMIGSTTVTVYNRSFSGGRLSLLLTNVVNSETEQKRPLLTPDEIMRLPPSDALIFVAGHRPIYGKKIKYYKDPTFLKRSNISPPERSDIIRSSKEDEDLNISKLEEQEIVNTNEKTTPQEDNPLNNLF, encoded by the coding sequence ATGGATAAGTCACTATACCATCTGCCTGATAAAATGCCTTTCTTAAATATATCATGGGTTGCAATATTTGCCGGGGTTATAGCATTGCTTATTACCTCACAGGCTGCAACCCAATACTTAGCTTATATATTTAAATACAGTGAAGCTTTGGGGGGCAGAATATGGGGTAATATTTATCATCCGCTCGCATGGCTCACATGGAGCTGGAAGTTTAAGAGCTATAAAACCGTTCATTATCACTTCGTTATTGCTTATTTTATAATCATCCTAGGGAGTATGATTTCTTTAAGCCTTGCTCTATCAATATTATATTTTAAAAGTAAAAGTATAACAAGTAACTATGACTTCCATGGTTCGGCAAGGTGGGCAAGTAGAGAAGAGGTTAATCAAACGGAGTTGCTGGGGAGTAATGATAATTACCGTGAAGGAGTATATGTCGGAGCCTGGGAAGACGGAGAGGAACATTTATACCTACGCCATAACGGTGCAGAGCATGTTTTAGCTTTTGCTCCTACTCGTAGCGGCAAAGGAGTAGGACTAGTCATTCCGACTCTGCTTTCCTGGCCTGGTAGTGTTGTCGTGCATGATATTAAAGGAGAAAATTGGGCTTTAACCGCAGGATGGAGAAAGGAAAAGCTCGGGTCTATCTGTTTAAAATTCGATCCTACCGATTATAGCGGTAAAAGCATTAAATTTAATCCGCTTGAAGAGATTAGGTTAGGTAGCGCGCATGAAGTAAAAGATGTGCAAAACATTGCAGCCATGATAGTCGACCCTGACGGTAAAGGCTTAAATGACCACTGGGCTAAAACAGGATTTTCTTTATTGGTCGGGACAATCCTGCATGTATTATATGCTGAAAAAGATAAAACACTAAGGGGAGTAGCTGCTTACCTATCCGACCCTAACTTTAAAACGGTTGAGCAGATTTTTCTAAATATGATTAATACTTGTCATGACCATGATAATAAGCTTCATTGGCGGGATATGAGCGGTAAGCTTACTCGAAACCATCCCGTAGTTGCCGCTTGTGCTAAGGATATGCTTAATAAATCGGATAATGAACGCTCAGGGGTGCTTTCTACCGCGATGAGCTTCTTGAATATTTATCGCGATCCTATTGTGGCTCAAAACACTGAAAAATCCGAGTTTAAAATAAAAGACTTAATGGATCATGAAAAGTCGGTCAGTTTATATATAATCTCTCCACCTTCTGATAAGGATCGGCTCAAACCTTTATTCAGGCTATTAATTAATCAGATAATACGAATTCTTACCGAATCGATGGATTTTACCTCAGGGAAAGGAGAATCCTGCTTTAAACATAGGTTGTTATTAATGCTTGATGAGTTCCCGAGTCTCGGTAAACTTGAGATATTTGCCGAATCCTTAAGCTTTATAGCAGGATACGGTTTAAAAGCATATTTAATTGCTCAGGATTTAAGCCAGCTTTATGCGGCTTACGGCAAAGATGAAGCTATAATTTCTAACTGCCAAGTAAGAGTAGCCTTTACTCCTAATAAAATTGAAACTGCAAATCTGCTTTCTTCGATGATCGGCTCAACTACCGTAACCGTATACAATCGTTCTTTCTCGGGAGGCAGGCTATCTCTCCTGCTAACCAATGTAGTTAATTCCGAAACCGAGCAGAAACGGCCGTTGCTTACACCTGATGAGATAATGAGATTACCGCCCTCAGATGCTTTAATATTTGTTGCAGGACATAGGCCGATTTACGGAAAGAAAATCAAATATTATAAAGATCCTACCTTCCTTAAACGATCGAACATAAGCCCGCCTGAGCGCTCTGATATTATCAGAAGCTCAAAAGAGGATGAAGACCTTAATATCTCAAAGCTTGAAGAGCAAGAGATAGTTAATACGAACGAAAAGACTACTCCTCAAGAAGATAACCCTCTAAATAATCTTTTTTAG
- the traF gene encoding conjugative transfer signal peptidase TraF, translating into MTKNLKYLAYPISVAMVIILPVFILGLLGYRFNFSPSMPIGIWKTDSTSQSILKGKVVLTCLPHQADIYNLVLKHNLLPKGLCDDGTAPLLKPVAAIGSDIVVIDNQFISVNDQVIINSTALEPNKFKVNLPLLSEGKYIVNEDEVWLISKHHTHSLDSRYFGAIGKENIIAVMQPVWVWGK; encoded by the coding sequence ATGACTAAAAACTTGAAATACTTAGCTTACCCCATATCTGTAGCAATGGTTATTATATTGCCCGTATTCATTTTAGGGTTGCTCGGATACAGGTTTAACTTTTCTCCGTCTATGCCGATAGGGATTTGGAAGACTGATTCAACCTCACAAAGTATTCTTAAAGGCAAAGTAGTACTGACTTGCTTACCTCATCAGGCTGATATTTATAATCTGGTTTTGAAACATAACCTATTACCTAAAGGATTATGTGATGACGGCACTGCTCCCTTATTAAAACCTGTAGCTGCAATTGGCAGCGATATAGTGGTCATAGATAACCAATTTATTTCAGTTAATGACCAAGTAATTATAAATAGCACTGCCTTAGAACCAAATAAGTTTAAAGTTAATCTACCGTTACTAAGTGAAGGAAAATACATAGTAAATGAAGATGAGGTTTGGTTAATATCAAAGCACCATACTCATAGTTTAGATAGCCGTTACTTCGGAGCTATCGGTAAAGAAAATATAATTGCCGTTATGCAACCTGTTTGGGTGTGGGGGAAGTAA